From a region of the Labilithrix sp. genome:
- a CDS encoding matrixin family metalloprotease — MLRFFAAVTAGAALVLASSGTAHAYCRTTTVGVAANYNPQNSGCFTEGLLLFWKNACVSYSIAEEGSRNVSSDDAKRIIDAAFATWPDQTCTGGGSPGIAVTNIGNATCTTIGYNPDSPNQNLIVFRDDRWPYNDAFSTLGLTTVTFNAETGEIFDADLELNSSQRNLSTTDAVPANGFDLASVVTHEAGHFYGLAHATDPRSTMFASYKPGSTALRTLQQDDADGLCAIYPDTKTRIVSPSVSPTEAIAADACNPQPRHGFTALCVEPKEEEGCAVAPRASGNLSAVAGVLGAGLLAARRKRRR; from the coding sequence ATGCTTCGCTTCTTCGCCGCGGTCACCGCCGGTGCCGCGCTCGTCCTTGCATCTTCCGGCACGGCGCACGCGTATTGCCGCACGACGACGGTGGGCGTGGCGGCGAACTACAACCCTCAGAACAGCGGCTGCTTCACGGAGGGGCTCCTCCTCTTCTGGAAGAACGCCTGCGTCAGCTACAGCATCGCGGAGGAGGGGAGCCGCAACGTCTCGTCCGACGACGCGAAGCGCATCATCGACGCGGCGTTCGCGACGTGGCCCGACCAGACCTGCACCGGCGGCGGCAGCCCCGGCATCGCGGTCACGAACATCGGTAACGCGACTTGCACGACGATCGGCTATAACCCGGATTCCCCGAACCAGAACCTCATCGTCTTCCGCGACGACCGCTGGCCCTACAACGACGCGTTCAGCACGCTCGGCCTCACCACCGTGACGTTCAACGCGGAGACGGGAGAGATCTTCGACGCGGACCTCGAGCTGAACTCGTCGCAGCGGAACCTCTCGACGACGGACGCCGTCCCGGCGAACGGCTTCGACCTCGCGAGCGTCGTCACGCACGAGGCGGGGCACTTCTACGGCCTGGCGCACGCGACGGATCCGCGGTCGACGATGTTCGCGAGCTACAAGCCGGGCTCGACCGCGCTCCGCACGCTGCAGCAAGACGACGCCGACGGCCTCTGCGCGATCTACCCCGACACGAAGACGCGCATCGTCAGCCCGAGCGTGAGCCCGACCGAGGCGATCGCGGCCGACGCGTGCAACCCGCAGCCTCGGCACGGCTTCACCGCGCTCTGCGTCGAGCCAAAAGAGGAGGAGGGCTGCGCCGTCGCTCCGCGCGCGAGCGGCAACCTGTCCGCCGTCGCCGGCGTCCTCGGCGCGGGGCTCCTCGCCGCGCGCCGCAAGCGCCGGCGTTGA